From the Methanoculleus caldifontis genome, the window CGAGCGCGCCCACGAGTTCACCGATTCGCCTGTGCGGGTGCTTGCAAGCGCCCAGGCGAGCGACACCATCTCGCTCCACGACCGGCGGGACATCTCCACCCTTGACGCCACGGTCGCCGCAGGCAAACGGGCGTTCGACCTGGCCGGACTCAGCCACAAGGACATCGACCTCGTCGAAGTCCACGACTGCTTCACGATCGCCGAGATCTGTGCGATCGAGGACCTCGGCTTCTGCAAGAAGGGCGAGGCAGGGAAGCTCACCGCAGAGGGAGTCACGGCCCTCGGCGGGAAGATCCCGGTGAACACGAGCGGCGGCCTGAAGGCCTGCGGCCACCCGGTCGGTGCGACGGGGATCAAGCAGATCTGCGAGGTCGTCACCCAGCTCCGCGGCGATGCCGGAGCACGGCAGGTGGACGCGGAGATCGGTATGACCCACAACGTGGGCGGCACCGGCGCAACGGTCGTCGTGCACATCCTGGGGGTGTAAACATGTCGGTATCACGATTCTGGAGAAAGATCCCGCAGCGGTATAACCTCGTCGGGACGCAGTGCACGAACTGCGGGCGGCACTTCTTCCCGCCCCGGTCGCTCTGCCCGGACTGCCGGAGGAGCGGCCATATCGTCGACCACCAGTTCAACGGCGAGGGGACGGTCGTGACCTACACGGTGATCCGGTCGGCGAGCGACCAGTTCGAGCACACCACCCCCT encodes:
- a CDS encoding Zn-ribbon domain-containing OB-fold protein, producing the protein MSVSRFWRKIPQRYNLVGTQCTNCGRHFFPPRSLCPDCRRSGHIVDHQFNGEGTVVTYTVIRSASDQFEHTTPYVLAIVELDEGPRLTAQVACLPEEAKIGMRVHSVFRRVAADGESGTIHYGTKFVPSE